In the genome of Raphanus sativus cultivar WK10039 chromosome 4, ASM80110v3, whole genome shotgun sequence, one region contains:
- the LOC108852111 gene encoding uncharacterized protein LOC108852111: MAPIQRTFSDISHQLSTDNTLTKEPNPTATTTTLLSLAAISEVEDAKCECCGMSEECTPEYINRVRSKFSGKLICGLCAEAVEQEMEKMNNSELVVEKRREEAVKAHMSACARFNRLGRSYPALFQAEAVKEILKKRSKTMVRPTKSEKGGLARSSSCMPALAKELKDRAVVN; encoded by the coding sequence ATGGCCCCCATTCAACGCACTTTCTCGGACATCTCACACCAATTATCCACAGACAACACTCTAACAAAAGAACCAAATCCAACCGCAACCACGACAACTTTATTGTCCTTGGCAGCTATATCCGAAGTGGAAGATGCAAAGTGCGAGTGTTGTGGCATGTCTGAAGAGTGCACACCAGAGTATATAAACCGTGTGCGTTCAAAATTCTCAGGGAAGCTGATTTGCGGGCTGTGCGCAGAAGCGGTTGAGCaagagatggagaagatgaacaaTAGTGAGTTAGTTGTGGAGAAGCGGCGTGAGGAGGCAGTCAAGGCACACATGAGCGCATGTGCCCGGTTCAACAGGCTAGGCCGGAGTTATCCGGCTTTGTTTCAAGCAGAGGCCGTTAAGGAAATTCTCAAAAAGAGGTCTAAAACGATGGTTAGGCCTACCAAGTCTGAAAAAGGTGGTCTCGCTAGAAGCTCTAGCTGCATGCCTGCTTTGGCTAAGGAGCTAAAAGATCGTGCTGTGGTTAATTAG